ATCTTCACTTAAAATCACACGCTTAAGCTTGCTTAGCGCTGGTTTGGCGGTGCCAAACGCTCTGCGACGTCGTTGCTTAACGAGGCGATTTTTCGTCTGTTAAACCCTGATGGCTTATCGGCGCGTTATTCCGCAGAATAACGCGCCGATGGCAGCCCGGTAGCACGAAGGCTACGTTCAGGCCGCTGCCGCGGACGGTAGCGGCCCAGATTGTCAGTGTTGCTTCAATTTGTCTTTATGTTTGTTCAATTGCCGCGCCAGTTTATCAATCAGGCAGTCAATTGCAGCATACATATCTTCTTTTTCCGAGGTGGCGTGCAACTCGCCTCCATTCACGTGCACCGTTGCTTCCGCAATCTGCTGCACTTTTTCCACGGTGAGCACGACATAAACCTGATTAATGCGGTCGAAATACTGTTCTAGCTTGGCGAACTTGGTATTCACGAACTCACGTAACGGCTCGGTGATGTCGATGTGGTGTCCGGTAATGTTGAGCTGCATAATGTCTTCCTTCTCTATTGAGGTCAAACCAACTGTTTACGTTGGTTCGACGGCGGGATGGACAAAGACTCTCGGTACTTGGCGACGGTGCGCCGCGCCACCATGATGCCCTGATCGGCAAGCAGGGTGGCCAGTTTACTGTCGCTAAGCGGTTTGGCGGGGTTTTCCGCCGCGATCAATTTCTTCACCAGCGCGCGGATCGCCGTGGAGGAAGCCTCGCCGCCGCTGTCGGTGTTGACGTGGCTGGAGAAGAAATATTTCAGTTCGAAGATGCCGCGCGGGCTGTGCAGGAACTTCTGCGTGGTCACGCGTGAAATCGTCGATTCATGCATCTCCACGGCCTGGGCGATATCCGCCAGCACCATGGGCTTCATAAACTCCTCGCCTTGTTCAAAGAACGCCTCCTGCTGCTCGACAATACAGCGCGTCACCTTCAGCAGCGTATCGTTACGGCTTTCCAGGCTTTTGATCAGCCATTTCGCTTCCTGCAGGTTACTGCGGATAAACTGGCCGTCGGCTTCATTACGCGAGCTGTTGCCCAGTGCGGCGTAGTGTTGGTTGATCTTCAGACGCGGAATGCTGTCGGCATTCAGCTCGACAGTCCAGCGGTTGTGCACCTTGCGTACCAGCACGTCGGGAATGACATATTCCGACTCGCCGGTATTGATCGACTGCCCCGGGCGCGGGTCGAGCGACTGAATCAGCAGCATCGCTTCTTTCAGTGTATCTTCTTTTAGCCGGGTTGATCGCATCAGGCTGCGAAAGTCGTGGTTGGCCAGCAGATCCAGGTGTTCGCTGATGATCAGCCGGGCTTCGGCGAGGAACGGCGTTTCTTTGGCGTATTGAGACAGCTGAACCAGCAGACAGTCGCGCAGGTCGCGCGCCGCGACGCCGATCGGGTCGAAATGCTGCACCCGTTTGAGCACCGCCTCCACCTCATCAAGCGTGACGTCTTCCGCGCCGACGCTTTCCAGAATATCTTCCAGCGAGACGGTGAGATAGCCGGTGTCGTCGACGGCGTCAACGATTGAGGTGGCGATGGCGGCGTCGGTATCGGAGAACGGCGTCAGATCCACCTGCCACATCAGGTAGTCCTGCAGCGTCTGGGTGGTTTCCCCTTGATAGACCGGCAGCTCATCGTCGCGGTAATCGGTGCCGGTGCCCGATGGCGTGCCTGCGGTATAGATCTCGTCCCAGGTGGCGTCCAGCGGCAGCTCGTCCGGCATCTCCTTTTGCTCCAGCGCTTCGCGGGTATCCAGATCTTCGGTGTCGTTGCTCTCTTCCGCGTCGATCTCATCGTGCGGGTCGGTTTGCTCAAGCAGCGGGTTACTTTCTAACGCCAGTTGGATCTCTTGCTGAAGCTCAAGCGTAGACAGCTGCAGCAGGCGGATCGCCTGCTGCAGCTGGGGAGTCATCGCCAATTGTTGGCTGAGCCTGAGTTGCAAACCTTGCTTCATAATGTTCTTTCTATTTTTCCGTTAACCGTTACGTATCGCTGACGCAAGGCATTACAGGCGGAATTCTTCGCCCAGATAAACGCGTTTCACCTGCTCATCGCTCAGAATCGCTTCCGGCGTGCCGTGGGCGATCAGCTGGCCTTGGCTGACGATATAGGCGCGTTCACAAACGTCCAGCGTTTCACGCACGTTATGGTCGGTGATCAGCACGCCCAGGCCGCTGTCGCGCAGATGCTCGATGATTTTTTTGATATCGATAACGGAAATCGGGTCAACCCCGGCGAAGGGTTCGTCCAGCAGGATGAATTTCGGGTTGGCGGCCAGCGCGCGGGCAATTTCGACGCGGCGGCGTTCACCGCCGGACAGCGCCTGGCCCAGGCTGTCGCGCAGATGGGTGATATGGAACTCTTCCATCAGTTCGTTGGCCCGGTCGGCACGCTGTTCGCTGCTCAGATCGTCACGGATTTCTAGCACCGCCATCAGGTTATCGTAGACGCTCAGACGGCGGAAAATTGAGGCTTCCTGCGGCAGATAGCCGATGCCGCGGCGCGCACGGGCGTGCAGCGGCAGGATGCTGATGTCTTCATCATCAATGATGATGCGTCCGGCGTCGCGCTGTACGATGCCGACCACCATGTAGAAGGTGGTGGTTTTACCCGCGCCGTTTGGCCCCAGCAACCCGACGATTTCGCCGGAGTTCACTTTCAGGCTGACGTCTTCGACGACTTTACGGCCCTTGTAGGCTTTCGCCAGATTTTCTGCGATGAGTGTTGCCATAAGTGATTAGTTACTCTTCTGACCGTTTTTATCCTGCAACTGCGACGGCACCAGCACGGTCTTCACGCGTTTGCCCTTGTCGCCGTATGCCTGCATTTGCTGCTGCTGCACCAGATAGGTGATGCGCTCGCCTTTCACGTTGCTGTCGAGCTGCTCCAGATAGGCGTCGCCGGTCAGGGTGACCAGCTGCGGCGCCACGTCATAGCGCACTTTCAGCGAGTGTCCTTTTACCGGTTTGCCGTTGTCCTGCATCTGGTAGAAGGTTACCGGCTTACCGAAGGCTTCGATATAGGTTTTGTTCTGATCGCCGCCCGGACGGGTAACCACTACTTTGTCGGCCTTAATCTCGATGGTGCCTTGCTTGATCACCACGTTGCCGGTAAAGGTGCTGACGTTGCTCTGCATATCCAGAGACTGGTTCAGCGAGTCGATGCTCACTGGCTGATTGGCATCGGATTTCAGCGCCATGGCGGGGGCGCTGGCGGCCAAAACCAAGCTGCCGATCAACAGACTACGGAGTGGTTTTTTGTGTTTGAATTTCATAGTTGGTCTTAACCTTATCAATCAGCTCAGCGGTTTTGTTCCGCAGGTTCCCGCGCATTTTCATGCCGTTAGAATTAAAATTCGCGCCGTAAAGCGTTACTTCATCATCGGAGGACACATCCTGGGTCACCAGATTAACCTGAGCGTTGTCCGTTTTAATTTTTTCCAGCTGTGAGGTGGTGGTCAGGCTGTTCACCTCGACGTGACCGTACAGATACAGCATGCGGTCTTTGGTCAGTTTGGCGCGGTCGGCGCGCACCGACCAGGTGGCGACGGCGTTTTCGTCAAACAGCGTCATCACCGGCTGGGTAAACCAGCTCAGCTCTTCGGCGGTATAGTACTTGGCGCTTTCCGCCACCAGCTTATAGTTTAATTTACCGGCCGGGTTGTAGACGACGGTGACCGTTTGCTGACTCTGGTAAGTCGGGTCCGCCGAATTTACCGGCCCGGCCGTCGGTTCGTCATCGTAATCCGCCATATTCCAGCCGATCAGGGCCAGAACGATCAGCGCCAGTATAATGGTGATCCAGCGTTTGGTTTTGCTCATATCGACAGCCCTTTGGCGTCCTCCAGCTTGTTCTGAGCCAAAAGAATAATGTCGCACAGTTCACGCACCGCGCCGCGTCCGCCGGCGATGCGGGTGACGTAGTGGGCGCGCGGCGTCAGCAGCGGGTGGGCGTCCGCCACCGCCACGGCCAGGCCGACCTGTGCCATCACCGGCCAGTCGATCAGATCGTCGCCGATATAGGCCACCTGATCTGCCGACAGCGACAGTGTATCCAACAGTTCCCGGAAGGCCAAAAGCTTATCGGACTGCCCCTGATACAGGTAGCGGATGCCCAGCGTTTTTGCCCGGTCTTCCAAGAGTTTGGCAGAACGTCCGGTAATGATGCCGACCTCGATGTCAGAGGTCTTCAGGCAGCGGATGCCGTAGCCGTCGCGCACGTTGAATGCTTTCAGTTCCTCGCCGTTATTGCCCATATAAATCAGGCCGTCCGACAGGACGCCGTCGACGTCGCAGATCAGCAGACGGATTTTCCCGGCACGCGCCATGACGTCTTGCGTTACCGGCCCGTAGCAGGTTTCAACCATACTCATTGATTTTCCTAGTTATTCCTTCAATAGGGCGGTATCTCACGCCCTCTATCGCCTGTAAAAACTTATACAACGCCGGCGCGCAGCATGTCATGCATATGTACCACACCCAGCAGTCGGTCGCCATCGGCAACCAGCAGCGCGGTGATATGGCGCTGCTGCATCAGGTTCAACGCGTCTACCGCCAGCGTATGCGGCCGCACGCGCACGCCGCCGCGCGTCATGACATCGGCGATTTTGGCGTTGTTCAGATCGATACCCAGATCGAAGATGCGGCGCAGGTCGCCGTCGGTGAAAATGCCGGCGATGTTCATCTGATCATCGCAGATGACCGTCATCCCCAGGTTTTTGCGGGTGATTTCCAGCAGGGCGTCGCGCAACGTGGCGTCGGTGCCGACGTGCGGAATCTCGTCGCCGCCGTGCATAATATCGCTGACGCGCAGCAGCAGGCGACGCCCCAGCGCGCCGCCCGGGTGTGACAGCGCGAAATCTTCCGGCGTAAAGCCGCGCGCCTTCAGCAGCGCCACCGCCAGCGCATCGCCCATCACCAGAGTGGCCGTGGTGCTGGTGGTCGGCGCCAGGCCCAGCGGGCAGGCTTCCTGCGGCACTTTAATGCACAGGTGGATATCCGCCGCCTTGCCCATCGAGCTTTCCGGGTTGTTGGTCATGCAGATCAGCGGAATCTGCTGGCGCTTCAGCACCGGGATCAGCGCCTGAATTTCACTGGATTCGCCGGAGTTGGAAATGGCGAGTACGATGTCCTGCGGCGTGACCATGCCGAGATCGCCATGGCTGGCTTCTGCTGGATGCACGAAGAATGAAGGGGTGCCGGTGCTGGCGAAGGTAGCGGCAATCTTACAGCCGATATGGCCGGATTTGCCCATTCCCATCACCACCACTTTACCGCTGCAGGCGGCGATTTTTTCGCAGGCGCGGGTAAAGTCGTCATTGATGTAGCTGTCGAGCTGGGCCAGCCCGTCGCGTTCGATCTGGAGCACTTCTTTACCGGCCTGTTGAAAATCAAAGCCAGGTTGCAACTCAATATTCGACATGCTTTTTCTCGTATTCTTAGCCAAAGGTAGCGAATGGGTTGAAAAACAGCAGCGCAAGATACGCAATAAAACCACATAATAACAGAGCGCCCGCCAGATGGCCGATGCGATGTTTGCGCCCGATGCACAGCGCGCTGAGCGCCAGGCTGGCCGCCAGCATCACCCAGTAGTCGCGCTGGAAGGCGGCCGGGTCGAGTCGGCTGGGCGACAGCAGGGCGGGCACGCCGAGCACGATCGCCATATTGAAAATATTCGAGCCGATAATATTGCCGATCGCCATGTCGTCTTCGCCTTTCAGCGCGCCGGCTATCGACGTGGCAAGTTCGGGCAGGCTGGTGCCGACGGCGATCACCGTCAGGCCGACCGCCAGCTCGCTCATGCCGAAATAGTGGGCGATCACCGTGGCGTTATCGACCACCATCCGTGAGGCGAGCGGCAGGATAATGAACGCCAGCACCAGCCACAGCGTGGCGACGGTGGTACTGCCGTTTTGCGGCAGTTCGGCCATCTGTTCCGTGGTCAGGCTGTCGCAGCCTTCGCGCTGGGCCAGCCGCGCTATCTTCAGCATCAGAGCGATAAATCCGGCGGCGGCGGCTAACAGCAGCACGCCGTCCAGCCGGCTGAGTTGGTTGTTCATCAATACCAAACCGCATAATACTGTGACCGCCAACATCAGTGGCAGTTCGCGCCGCAGCACCTCCGATCGGGCCGCCAGCGGATGAACGATTGCGGCAACCCCTAAAATCAACAGGATATTGGTAATATTGGCGCCGAGGACATTGCCGACCGCCATGTCACTCTGGCCATTCAGCGCCGCGGTGACGGAGACGAACAGCTCCGGCAGCGAGGTGCCGATGCTGACGATCGTCATGCCGATAATCAGTGGCGGCACGCTCAGCGAGCGGGCGATCACCGCCGCGCCGTAAACCAGCCGGTCTGCGCCATATACCAGTAAAAACAGGCCAACGATAAATAATGCGATTGCGAGAAACATGCGAGTCCTTTGCGGGCGGTATTCCCCTGACGTTTTCACTGACGATCGCCGGTCTTCGCCAGGGCGTGCGCGGCGACGTGAAATCGACAGGTGGCCCGATGCGTTGGTCTAACCTGGCCGTGATTACTGGCCTGCGCCGATTAGTTGGGCGCCATCGCCAATCTGTGTCGTTATTTTTCGTGATGTGACTAATTTTGACCCTGTGCAGCGTAAAAGTAAAACTAATGGCATCATTGGTAGCGAAATGGCGGTAAGTTTTTGTAAAAATGCGCCGTATGGCGCCCGGTAGATTATTATCAGCGGGTGACATAGCCAATTAAGCCGTACAAGGATCCAAAAACATGCACCAGCAGGCAGATAATCTGGTCGAAGTGCGCGGCATGACGTTCTCCCGCGGCGATCGGCTGATATTTGAAGACATCAACCTGACGGTTCCCCGTGGCAAAGTGACGGCGATAATGGGGCCGTCCGGCATCGGCAAGACCACCTTGCTGCGCCTGATCGGCGGGCAACTGGCGCCGGATAGCGGTGACATCTGGTTCGACGGGGACAATATTCCCGCGTTGTCGCGGCATAAGCTGTACGACGCGCGCAAGAAGATGAGCATGCTGTTCCAGTCTGGGGCGCTGTTCACCGATTTAACCGTATTTGAGAACGTGGCTTTCCCGCTGCGCGAACACAGCCAACTGCCGGAGGCGCTGATTCGCACCACGGTGCTGATGAAGCTTGAGGCGGTGGGGCTGCGCGGCGCGGCGGATCTGATGCCGAACGAGCTGTCCGGCGGCATGGCGCGGCGTGCGGCGCTGGCGCGGGCCATTGCGCTCGACCCGCAGCTGATCATGTTTGATGAGCCGTTTGTCGGGCAGGACCCGATCACCATGGGCGTGTTGGTGAAGTTGATTGATGAACTGAACCATGCGTTGGGGATCACCTGTATCGTGGTGTCGCACGATGTGCCGGAAGTGCTGAGCATTGCCGACTACGCTTATATCGTGGCGGAGCACCGTGTGATTGCCGAAGGCACCACGCCGCAGTTACAAAACAATCCTGATGCACGCGTGCGCCAGTTCCTGGATGGTATTGCCGACGGGCCGGTGCCGTTTCGTTATCCGGCCGGTGATTACCAGGCCGAATTGTTAGGCTAAGGGAGTAGATATCCTCATGTTATTACAGGCGTTAGCGTCTCTTGGACGCCGTAGCATCAATATCAGCACCGCCTTCGGGCGCGCCGGTCTGATGCTATGGGGCGCGCTGATCGGGCGGCCTGAACCGCGCAGGCAATGGCCGCTGCTGATCAAACAACTGCACAGCGTCGGCGTACAGTCGCTGTTGATTATCATGGTTTCCGGGCTGTTTATCGGCATGGTGCTGGGGCTGCAGGGCTATCTGGTGCTGACCACCTACAGCGCTGAAGCGAGCCTGGGCATGATGGTGGCGCTGTCGCTGCTGCGTGAACTGGGGCCGGTGGTGACCGCGCTGCTGTTCGCCGGACGGGCTGGCTCCGCACTGACGGCGGAAATCGGTCTGATGAAAGCGACTGAACAGATCTCCAGTCTGGAAATGATGGCGGTCGATCCGCTGCGGCGTATCGTGGCGCCACGTTTCTGGGCCGGAATGATCAGCATGCCGCTGCTGACCCTGATTTTTGTCGCCGTCGGCATCTGGGGCGGTTCTATGGTGGGTGTGGATTGGAAAGGCATCGACAGCGGCTTCTTCTGGTCGGCGATGCAGGGCGCCGTCGAATGGCGTCAGGACCTGCTGAACTGCGTGATCAAGAGCGTGGTATTCGCGATAACCGTGACCTGGATTGCTATCTTTAACGGTTATGATGCGGTGCCGACCTCTGAAGGGATTAGCCGGGCAACGACCAGAACGGTGGTACATTCGTCTTTGGCGGTGTTGGGATTGGATTTTGTGCTGACAGCACTGATGTTTGGGAATTGAGTCGATGCAAACGAAGAAGAGTGAAATCTGGGTTGGGGTATTTATGCTGATTGCGCTGGCCGCGATCGTCTTTATCTGCCTGCAGGTGGCCAATGTGAAATCTATCGGCAACGAGCCGACCTACCGTATCTACGCCACTTTCGATAACATTGGTGGCCTGAAGGCGCGTTCGCCGGTGAAGATTGGCGGGGTGGTGATTGGCCGCGTGGCGGATATCGAACTGGATCCGAAAACGTATTCGCCGCGCGTCGCGCTGGATATTCAGGATAAATACAATCAGATCCCGGATACCAGTTCTCTGGCGATCCGTACTTCCGGCCTGTTGGGGGAACAATTTCTTGCCCTGAACGTCGGTTTTGAAGACCCGGAAATGGGGACTGCCATTCTCAAGGATGGCGGTACCATTCAGGACACGAAATCAGCAATGGTGCTGGAAGATCTGATCGGCCAGTTCCTGTATAAAAGCGGCGGTCAGGATGAAGCCAAGCCGGATGCTGCGGCCGCAGCGCCGGCAGCCGCCCCGAGTCATTAAAAGAGGATACCTGCATGTTTAAACGTTTATTGATGGTTGCCCTGTTGGTGGTTGCACCGCTGGCGAGCGCGGCGGACCAGACCAACCCATACAGCATGATGCAAGAGGCGGCGGAGAAGACTTTCACCCGTCTGAAAACCGAGCAGCCGAAAATCAAGCAGGATCCGAACTCTCTGCGTTCTATCGTGCACGAAGAGCTGATGCCGTACGTTCAGGTAAAATACGCCGGTGCGCTGGTGCTGGGCCGCTATTACAAGGAAGCGACGCCGGCGCAGCGTGAAGCCTACTTCACCGCGTTCCAGGCTTATCTGGAGCAGGCGTACGGCCAGGCGCTGGCGCTGTATCACGGCCAGACCTACCAGATTGCGCCGCAGCAGCCGCTGGGGGACGCCAACATCGTGGCGATTCGCGTCACCATTATCGATACCAATGGCCGTCCGCCGGTGCGCCTCGATTTCCAATGGCGTAAAAACAGCAAAACCGGCCATTGGCAGGCGTATGACATGATCGCCGAAGGCGTCAGCATGATCACCACCAAGCAGAATGAGTGGGCGTCAACGCTGCGTACCAAAGGCATCGACGGTCTGACCCAGCAGCTGCAGGCGGCGGCTAAACAGCCGATTACGCTGGATCAGAAAAAGTAATGGCCGAGTCTCTGCGCTTTGACGACCAGCCGCAGACGCTGGTGTTGCACGGCGATCTGGACCGGGAAACGCTGCTGCCGCTGTGGCGGCAGCGCGCCGAGTTGCTGAAAGGCAAAACGGCGATTGACGTGGCGCAGCTGCGCCGCGTGGACTCTTCCGGCTTGGCGCTGCTGGTGCACCTGCGGGCCGAACAGCTGCGCAACGGCGTGGAATTGAAAATTTCCGGCGCCACCGACCGTCTGAAAACGCTGATCGCGCTGTACAATCTGCAGGAGATAATGCCTGTTGAGACGCAGGGTTAGGCGCGGTTTACCGGTACGACGGCAGCAACATCTCTGAAAGCCCCTGTTCTACAGGGGCTTTTTCTTTAGTTTAAGAAAGCGCCGTATTCCTCTAAGATAACAGGCTGATTATGATCCTTTGCAGCAGAACGGGATACCATGGAAAATAGCGAAATTAAAGACGTGCTGATGAACGCATTGGCGCTGGAAGAAGTGCAGGTGACGGGCGACGGCAGCCACTTTCAGGTGATTGCGGTCGGTGAACTGTTTGGCGCCATGAGCCGCGTCAAACAGCAGCAGGCGATCTATGCGCCGCTGATGGAATACATTGCCGACAACCGCATTCATGCCCTGTCGATCAAGGCATACACCCCTGAAGAGTGGAAGCGGGATCGCAAACTCAACGGATTTTAAGGCTGCGGGCCTTTCGGGCCGGCAGCGTTGATACCCGGTTGACCAACGGCGCAGGCAAGGGAGCGCAGCGGCGCGCCTACGGGCGGCCAGTGTGCGGCGGCGTGGGTTGGCGGGTATTGTGGACGAGACAACAGAGAGTCATTAGATGGATAAATTTCGAGTGCAGGGCCGTACCCGCCTGAGCGGGGAAGTGGCTATTTCCGGGGCGAAAAACGCCGCCCTGCCGATTCTGTTTGCCGCGTTGTTGGCAGAAGAGCCGGTCGAGTTACAGAATGTTCCCAAACTGAAAGACATCGATACCACCATCAAGCTGCTGAGCCAGCTGGGTGCGAAAGTTGAACGTAACGGTTCGGTGTTTATGGACGCCAGCGGCGTGAACGAACTCTGCGCGCCTTACGATCTGGTGAAAACCATGCGCGCTTCCATCTGGGCGCTGGGTCCGCTGGTCGCCCGTTTCGGCTACGGCCAGGTTTCTCTGCCGGGCGGCTGCGCCATCGGCGCGCGTCCGGTCGATCTGCATATCACCGGTCTGGAACAGCTGGGCGCCGAGATCAAACTGGAAGAAGGCTATGTGAAAGCGTCCGTCGATGGCCGTCTGAAGGGCGCGCATATCGTGATGGACAAGGTGAGCGTTGGCGCAACCGTCACCATCATGAGCGCCGCGACGCTGGCAACGGGCACCACCGTGATTGAAAATGCCGCGCGCGAGCCGGAAATTGTCGATACCGCCGAATTCCTGAATACGCTGGGTGCAAAAATCAGCGGCGCCGGCAGCGACAAGATCACCATTGAAGGCGTTGAGCGTCTGGGCGGCGGCGTGTACCGCGTTCTGCCTGACCGTATTGAAACCGGCACCTTCCTGGTGGCGGCGGCGATCTCCGGCGGTAAAGTTGTATGCCGCGATACCCGTCCTGACACATTGGATGCGGTGCTGGCCAAGCTGCGTGAAGCCGGTGCGGATATTGAAGTCGGTGAAGACTGGATCAGCCTGGATATGCACGGTCAGCGGCCGAAGGCCATTACCATTCGCACCGCGCCGCATCCGGGCTTCCCGACCGATATGCAGGCGCAGTTCAGCCTGCTGAACCTGGTGGCTGAAGGCACCGGCGTTATCACCGAAACCATCTTCGAAAACCGCTTCATGCACGTACCGGAGCTGATCCGCATGGGCGCACACGCGGAAATCGAAAGCAACACGGTGATCTGCCACGGCGTTGAGCAACTGTCCGGCGCGCAGGTGATGGCGACCGATCTGCGCGCTTCCGCCAGCCTGGTGCTGGCCGGCTGTATTGCCGACGGCGTGACCATCGTTGACCGTATTTATCATATCGATCGCGGCTATGAGCGTATCGAAGATAAACTGCGCGCGCTGGGCGCGAATATCGAGCGCGTGAAAGGCGAGTAATCGACGCGCCGTCTGGCAGTAAAAAGCCCGGCTTAGCCGGGCTTTTTCGTATCAGTTGTTATCTTCCGGGAACTCACCCACCGTCATTTGCAGCGTGATGCGTTTGCCGTCGCGCAGTACTATCACCGGAATTGTGGTGCCAGGGCGGATTTCCGCGACCTGATCCATGGTTTCCAGTACGGAGATAGCCGGCTTGTTATTGACGTTAATGATAATGTCGTTGATATGGAAATTGGCGTTGGCCGCCGGGCCGTTCGGCGTAATTTCGGTCACGATAATCCCCTGCAGGCGATCGATGCCGCTGTTGGAGGTGCGCAGCGGGATAATCTCTTTGCCCTGGATGCCGAAGTAGCCGCGAATAACGCGACCATCACGAATCAGCTTCTCCATAATCTTGCTGGCCAGCTCGGTAGGAATGGCAAAGCCCAGGCCCTCCGGGGTTTCGCCGTTGGTGACTTTGTCATAAGTCAGCGTATTGATCCCCATCAGCTCGCCCAGTGAGTTCACCAGCGCGCCGCCGGAGTTGCCGCGGTTGATTGAGGCATCGGTCTGCAGGAAGGTCTGGCGGCCGGTGGTGCTCAGGCTGATGCGTCCGGTGGCGCTGATAATCCCCTGCGTGACGGTCTGACCAAGGTTATAGGGGTTGCCGATCGCCAGCACCACGTCGCCGATATGCGCCATACGTTTGGTATTGATGGGAATAACCGGCAGATTGCCCGGATCGATCTTGAGCACCGCCAGATCGGTCAGGCTGTCGGAGCCGACCAGCAGCGCTTCGTAGCGGCGGCCGTCCTGCAGCACCACGGTGATCTGCTGCGCATCCTTGATCACGTGACGGTTGGTCAGGATATAGCCGTGGTCATTCATGATGACGCCGGAACCGAGCGACAGCACGTTGGGAGCGCCGCTCATGTTGCGGTTGTAAATATTAACTACTGCGGGCGCGGCGCGGCGCACCGCCTTGTTATAACCGGCCGGGGTTTCGTCGGCGGTACTCTCCATTTTCTCTGCAAACAGTTGATTGGAATAACGCAGCACGGGAAGCGCTGCCAATAGCAGGCCGGCAACGATTAAACCAATAACAGTGGAACGCAAGAGCTTAGCAAACATGGAGTTTTAACAGATAAAATAAAGGATGAACGGAGAATAACACGAGTTAACCGGGTGCAGTATGCTACCGCACCCGGTTTTTGTACAAATTAACGCATTAACAGGTAAATGGTTTCGCCGCCACGGACGATATTCAGCGCCATCACTGGCGGTTTCGCCGCCAGGACTTTGCGCAGCGTGGTGATGCTTTCAACGCGCTGACGGTTGATGCCGATAATCACATCGCCTTTCTGCAAGCCCATCTGCGCCGCCGGCGTACCTTTGCCGACGTTGTCGATCTTCACGCCTTTCTCGCCGCCCGGCAGCGCGCCGTTGCTCAGTGAAGCGCCCTGCAAGGCCGGAGACAGGGTTTCCGCGCTGGTAGAAGCGGTTTCGCTGTTATCCAGCGTGACGGAGACCTCTTGCTGCTTACCGTCGCGCAACAGGCCGATCTTGATGGTTTTGCCCGGCGCGGTGGTGCCGACCTTGGCGCGCAGTTCAGCGAAGCTGCCGATTGGCTTGCCGTCGACGGAAACCAGAATATCGCCTGCTTTGATTCCGGCCTTGGCCGCAGCGGATTTTGGCAGCACTTCGCTGACAAAGGCGCCGCGCTGCGCGTCGGTATTAAAGGCTTTGGCGATATCGGCGGTCATCTCGCTGCCCTTGATGCCCAGCAGGCCGCGTTTCACTTCGCCGAACTCGATCAGCTGCTGGCTCAGGTTCTGCGCCATATTGCTGGGGATGGCGAAGCCGATGCCGATATTGCCGCCGCCCGGCGCCAGAATGGCGGTGTTGATGCCGATCAGTTCGCCATTGAGGTTCACCAGCGCGCCGCCGGAGTTGCCGCGGTTAATTGAGGCGTCGGTCTGGATAAAGTTCTCCAGGCCTTCCAGGTTGAGGCCGCTGCGTCCCAGCGCGGAGATAATGCCGGAGGTGGCGGTTTGTCCCAGGCCAAACGGGTTGCCGAC
The nucleotide sequence above comes from Serratia rhizosphaerae. Encoded proteins:
- the hpf gene encoding ribosome hibernation promoting factor codes for the protein MQLNITGHHIDITEPLREFVNTKFAKLEQYFDRINQVYVVLTVEKVQQIAEATVHVNGGELHATSEKEDMYAAIDCLIDKLARQLNKHKDKLKQH
- the rpoN gene encoding RNA polymerase factor sigma-54 codes for the protein MKQGLQLRLSQQLAMTPQLQQAIRLLQLSTLELQQEIQLALESNPLLEQTDPHDEIDAEESNDTEDLDTREALEQKEMPDELPLDATWDEIYTAGTPSGTGTDYRDDELPVYQGETTQTLQDYLMWQVDLTPFSDTDAAIATSIVDAVDDTGYLTVSLEDILESVGAEDVTLDEVEAVLKRVQHFDPIGVAARDLRDCLLVQLSQYAKETPFLAEARLIISEHLDLLANHDFRSLMRSTRLKEDTLKEAMLLIQSLDPRPGQSINTGESEYVIPDVLVRKVHNRWTVELNADSIPRLKINQHYAALGNSSRNEADGQFIRSNLQEAKWLIKSLESRNDTLLKVTRCIVEQQEAFFEQGEEFMKPMVLADIAQAVEMHESTISRVTTQKFLHSPRGIFELKYFFSSHVNTDSGGEASSTAIRALVKKLIAAENPAKPLSDSKLATLLADQGIMVARRTVAKYRESLSIPPSNQRKQLV
- the lptB gene encoding LPS export ABC transporter ATP-binding protein, which encodes MATLIAENLAKAYKGRKVVEDVSLKVNSGEIVGLLGPNGAGKTTTFYMVVGIVQRDAGRIIIDDEDISILPLHARARRGIGYLPQEASIFRRLSVYDNLMAVLEIRDDLSSEQRADRANELMEEFHITHLRDSLGQALSGGERRRVEIARALAANPKFILLDEPFAGVDPISVIDIKKIIEHLRDSGLGVLITDHNVRETLDVCERAYIVSQGQLIAHGTPEAILSDEQVKRVYLGEEFRL
- the lptA gene encoding lipopolysaccharide ABC transporter substrate-binding protein LptA: MKFKHKKPLRSLLIGSLVLAASAPAMALKSDANQPVSIDSLNQSLDMQSNVSTFTGNVVIKQGTIEIKADKVVVTRPGGDQNKTYIEAFGKPVTFYQMQDNGKPVKGHSLKVRYDVAPQLVTLTGDAYLEQLDSNVKGERITYLVQQQQMQAYGDKGKRVKTVLVPSQLQDKNGQKSN
- the lptC gene encoding LPS export ABC transporter periplasmic protein LptC, which produces MSKTKRWITIILALIVLALIGWNMADYDDEPTAGPVNSADPTYQSQQTVTVVYNPAGKLNYKLVAESAKYYTAEELSWFTQPVMTLFDENAVATWSVRADRAKLTKDRMLYLYGHVEVNSLTTTSQLEKIKTDNAQVNLVTQDVSSDDEVTLYGANFNSNGMKMRGNLRNKTAELIDKVKTNYEIQTQKTTP
- the kdsC gene encoding 3-deoxy-manno-octulosonate-8-phosphatase KdsC translates to MSMVETCYGPVTQDVMARAGKIRLLICDVDGVLSDGLIYMGNNGEELKAFNVRDGYGIRCLKTSDIEVGIITGRSAKLLEDRAKTLGIRYLYQGQSDKLLAFRELLDTLSLSADQVAYIGDDLIDWPVMAQVGLAVAVADAHPLLTPRAHYVTRIAGGRGAVRELCDIILLAQNKLEDAKGLSI
- the kdsD gene encoding arabinose-5-phosphate isomerase KdsD; this translates as MSNIELQPGFDFQQAGKEVLQIERDGLAQLDSYINDDFTRACEKIAACSGKVVVMGMGKSGHIGCKIAATFASTGTPSFFVHPAEASHGDLGMVTPQDIVLAISNSGESSEIQALIPVLKRQQIPLICMTNNPESSMGKAADIHLCIKVPQEACPLGLAPTTSTTATLVMGDALAVALLKARGFTPEDFALSHPGGALGRRLLLRVSDIMHGGDEIPHVGTDATLRDALLEITRKNLGMTVICDDQMNIAGIFTDGDLRRIFDLGIDLNNAKIADVMTRGGVRVRPHTLAVDALNLMQQRHITALLVADGDRLLGVVHMHDMLRAGVV